One genomic segment of Drosophila melanogaster chromosome 3L includes these proteins:
- the mv gene encoding mauve, which translates to MAGMEVKEKEEQLLLDTLIGLWSQYLQASELEDASVKDHWLWLLLYNLQFLDDKNLQDAWLNSHFNLMPEELCSYLLEQVYQIISEAKRSQESSPTHEPEQQDKCIKQLRKQHNLAQLILSTPSDCNKILALRTFLTDKLGHHLLTFLLRVDIKLIASQKSLCHLCINLFPNCKWSASNEQLIPMTSIAQFIGSFYLNSQSKKLRRQQQPKSQLPNHISNPIKSSFEDFRGTTRSSDELALLLIQLLTRCVDAEQESQLSVTVHNFALGHLCSSSEQDASGNNDELIKFELLQLIAHCVNNFYVLEQQQPNVHDFNSNFGQLLYALTANRRSPLLAHGVLYIMFGTLHNLVDNGVRELNQIDVRNFDACFEVLQEAAKSTNFSTAIFLHIYKMLLRLTDNLSSQEQHLQSLMESSASTAMPKQQQHPRHKRQRSSQLHCLGATSLSCYFQGKLYHLLPSLEAELQEHSVRSLLRTGSCCCHYNVRNYATCLQLATQLSSSYQKCAYKFLHYNVLHTIFVKRNPQGCPGCEDKLKSPVFHMDLLNIYKDNYKALLNTPAMLLFLKHLKHIAYLLPYDLASGILAEVALPIFRRYKELIESGESKRKISKVTPLQLPSKLENYRALHECLSIFVMYLSDIRLVKAFYNEENIRYMQDLLIIPELQRGVCDLIKVGIDNIAFLGENSQEQITLSRRLIQLQLNSSDRASQLFQALLYKCSKHSRAKFWLDESSTPAKLEGHKPADILYITALQWTLNFELLKTSQLFYNEFAKIYSIPVEMLDDEDEDEVETPTSELLPGEKKLRHGDKNIFDILKLNYNALGCFLMLPKATMGPTTSSTATTPTAGICGSSSLETLVSQLPLAGSTSVSVTTAASSDYADSTLDYASVIGNYDSYSRDMATPSFLQQLLACEPDESTVLFDIRGSQSSKDNPSNSLILPSEEEGATADGIINKLFSIVGSLFGGSPGSGGSANSPTRANIDADFFCLYEPNGECKKLLLKLFEATMAICIKGFQNEEVEKMQKHLRKLRAIILSHATDNWSEHGEQHARDNAVIQTLQTLLKIAELSSTHQEPTGVVNSPSGDSQQPRPRARSFNSGSVELPRLQTVKLPAKNSLATPPTPRRRPNSSEANAGVDADYFSTRASLSCAADSELELSENEHEFYLTADEGYEADGEIADLSESECELNGGVLAANESTWTPFQPSSRYRSHIMHQGLSQLVVQMLAELSLLCIKQPNGWTESLTQLANRLFVIRDYLGGPLCLLKGFAPILSCSDPRLRELQQSILELVTHLNTPEVLQCYYSILASKQPPVDLLMRHMHHISSGSLRKAQPCMELDFPIITDGKIVVTSEPLVSEQIERVRLHHQQCQTNTLFTRAACIFPVTQTRLWQPDGLTLSLWLELRGQQMHRSSMQFNDDETRYSGEDLTKLHLLSLGTNQAMVSIYISNNMQLIFELVKPNEQLAPVRVEEQIEANADTASVISANTQAANGGTIRQALKQTKLALLNSFGQMHLLNGHQASADSTGGYFESSAVQLQHLRLPRHKWMHLVFGLQQQADSVEISIFLDGLEQHTMRLPFRNLRQLTRVHSFQLLALGEGQPTGRSPGSSSSSRSTLDGSTPRYALSNVILFKRRLVDPLLMMNLTAMGPDFTEFTQCQVANWKPNYGFVSLGKLSSSNFGNHLDCMRQLRQARVLVYTAQQPDLVMSYDASQELDMACYGQPHGHMLYGELQQHQAQTLQAATSLSGGLSTLLYLFARIVELTGNASTQALALDLLLQVAHSDAQLYTEFQRQDYLSLIGYVIKSEKCSKDVQLLRSIVNNACSQVLITRKGDSINVNDNTMATLVYPRLMLTVLQRYSDWHRSGATHSDVLDMLFRCILALTRDKHPQRDFNMEQLQKCGLLGALLNLCKVYVIESPSPVQISPYAAECFVQILAVFSGSPPDSSMLDEIMKLLLLLHKPSDCYVTHDRTHFYFLLTAQQPTKERSLVAANLSRVTTSLRRQLHPQPQELDPERAERIKKLRRLHASTSGYRKAVNEFEEHLDQMADCSNLNKSALRLLSPVEATRWRLKFKRRHPTSANSPKRSPLKIARRRIHPHLHLGKIWQPSGHSTPSSGQSSLPNRKTDFYDQLGIIRLQQRLLILLKDFLCLLPDSSVDVVTRHYVKLELLLVLANQRSCAVRQAIIQLVDVLTKRLPSGELNAATKLMHPLHLANQLTIHGCDVGMFEACLAWINGMHCSLTDIQSCDAPVRIRQRFGLPSLLAIAEGTEPQWVFKALLRLYLQNPDDQTCLIEAGLLQCSVKALYKIYSLRVGQSNADESVVELLATIGERAMRSVGQINLVWDILNLLSFYQDKQPQLIMRSFRTAQAQLQLEWLTKFFEPNSFRVAVTNDSSLSHSELRTRVELLIDRCTQFFTVGVGQTTGPNYVASSQELALFQLLVSYGISSNQRCNNFIAWGLQPSRPRDLRSYIVDALWRSQQDEFQRAIICDAKMIKALLWLSLLEDMPEPIENLKPLCDALGIKENDSSWNLVHELDRLDQNRNNMAAKQKTLLEKTVYRFEPLVQQCVESSMVTTRKVAELQNAERKALMCHMKVYDDTYTYTKWLEIIRRMTHEGAPWHSAERAECSWELDDTEGPSRVHTRLRRCHLDIDRRFFMNEYRPGQGHREDLEPYVRPLDYLIASYDQQLNISLNSQILYNFAAKFLPVDGEIEGEIIITDLKLYFLATYRCRYFNVNCDIANITEIWLKRYQHQETAFEILLDTNKSLFFSLQNADDWKIMREVFCDKIVATPDQSKVIAITQQWREGLLTNWEYLMTLNQISGRTYNDLMQYPVFPWVLANYNSEVLDLREGHNFRRLGRPIAVQVEENEKHYISNYTYIDSTNTTMGSLILKPYHYSSHYSNSGTVLHFLVRVPPFTSYFLRYQDNDFDLPDRTFHALNTTWLLASRDSPTDVKELIPEFFCLPEMFENFERFKFGCRQNGERVEDVSLPPWSQRDSRLFVLIHRQALESELVRNQIHNWIDLIFGYKQSGESAVEAINVFHPATYAVFLDSEISDPIEREAVKTMVKTYGQMPRQLFKSPHPASKPLDYSLVGKPIVSTVRGLRWGVYVGSPQLKAPSWANIHKIPGTEHLVSFCNTNVVYALPGRASVMQGAEPDTYNVISWGYDDRIVRIQPLNKPQAKPKNLLHNGTFDDITACGCDVNSNQLWFGHKSGRISVYKCTGGLDSQQRASAKSRQSYARGFSLSYNSAFRKMTNKGIGGGGSERVDEAGNLHPTSSASSVNSSSISSGGDAFQRDGADLNWLGPTLLVRHTDEITCITLSVEFKIAVTAGRDGIAVIWDLNDWSYVRTIARPAEIHQSPITHVAISPTLGDIVTVHTLPQSCNTSTDPKPTAVATRPNSLNVADECFEVTEENLDDFVNVNVNPNGKSILRLHSVNARYVQHLVHEDRILAVCYSYIKEGVGVNVIATAVEGGFVRFWSSWNLSFVSELTTGTSPIRSICYSTHQHLVVLTRESHIQVWESEGLYGNAPKFPQIVYK; encoded by the exons ATGGCCGGAATGGAGgtgaaggagaaggaggagcagctgctgctggataCCCTGATCGGACTGTGGAGTCAGTATCTCCAGGCCTCGGAGCTCGAAGACGCGAGTGTCAAG GACCACTGGCTCTGGTTGCTGCTGTATAACTTGCAGTTTCTGGACGATAAGAACTTGCAAGATGCCTGGCTAAATAG CCACTTCAATCTGATGCCCGAGGAGCTCTGTTCCTATTTGCTGGAGCAGGTCTATCAAATCATCAGCGAGGCGAAGAGATCTCAGGAAAGCAGTCCGACGCATGAACCGGAGCAGCAGGACAAGTGCATCAAGCAGCTGCGCAAGCAGCATAATCTGGCCCAG CTAATACTCAGCACTCCCAGTGATTGCAACAAGATTCTCGCTCTGCGGACATTCCTCACCGATAAACTGGGCCATCATCTATTGACGTTTCTGCTGCGCGTGGATATCAAG CTCATTGCATCCCAGAAGAGTCTGTGCCACCTGTGCATTAACCTGTTCCCCAACTGCAAGTGGAGTGCATCCAACGAGCAGCTGATTCCCATGACCAGCATTGCTCAGTTCATCGGAAGTTTCTACCTCAATTCGCAAAGCAAAAAGCTGAGACGCCAACAGCAACCAAAAAGTCAATTACCCAATCACATATCCAATCCAATCAAATCGAGTTTCGAAGACTTTAGAGGGACGACAAGGAGCAGTGATGAACTGGCCTTGCTGCTCATCCAATTGCTCACCAGGTGCGTGGATGCGGAGCAGGAATCCCAGCTGAGCGTTACGGTCCATAACTTTGCTCTGGGACACTTGTGTTCAAGTTCGGAGCAGGATGCATCGGGGAATAACGATGAACTCATTAAATTTGAACTGCTCCAATTGATAGCACACTGTGTAAACAACTTTTACGTGctggagcaacagcagccgaaTGTCCATGACTTCAACAGCAACTTTGGGCAGCTCCTCTACGCACTGACCGCCAATCGGAGGAGTCCCCTTCTGGCTCATGGAGTATTATACATAATGTTTGGCACCCTTCACAACCTGGTGGATAATGGCGTGCGGGAGTTGAACCAGATCGATGTGAGGAACTTTGATGCCTGCTTCGAGGTCTTGCAAGAGGCGGCCAAATCGACTAACTTCTCGACCGCCATATTCCTGCATATCTACAAAATGCTGCTACGCCTGACGGACAACCTTTCCAGCCAGGAACAGCACCTGCAGAGTCTTATGGAGAGCAGTGCATCCACCGCGATGCccaagcaacagcaacatccgCGCCACAAAAGACAAAGGAGCAGTCAGTTGCATTGTCTGGGAGCCACTTCCCTGAGCTGCTACTTCCAGGGAAAACTGTATCACTTGCTGCCCAGTCTGGAGGCAGAGCTGCAGGAGCATAGCGTGAGGAGTCTGCTCCGAACCGGAAGCTGTTGCTGCCACTACAACGTCAGGAACTACGCCACTTGCCTGCAACTAGCCACCCAACTTTCCAGCAGCTATCAGAAGTGTGCATACAAATTCCTCCACTACAATGTGCTGCACACCATCTTTGTGAAGCGGAATCCCCAGGGATGCCCGGGATGCGAGGATAAACTAAAGTCGCCTGTATTTCACATGGACCTACTGAACATCTACAAGGATAACTACAAGGCCCTGCTGAACACACCTGCAATGTTGCTCTTCCTCAAGCATCTAAAACATATCGCCTATCTGCTGCCCTATGATTTAGCCTCTGGAATCTTGGCGGAGGTGGCTTTGCCCATTTTTAGGCGTTACAAAGAACTGATTGAAAGTGGCGAAAGCAAGAGAAAGATAAGCAAGGTCACTCCCCTACAGTTGCCCAGCAAGTTGGAGAACTACAGAGCTCTACACGAATGCCTGAGTATCTTCGTCATGTACCTGAGTGATATCCGCCTGGTCAAAGCTTTCTACAACGAGGAGAACATCCGCTATATGCAGGATCTTCTAATCATACCCGAACTGCAGCGGGGAGTATGTGATCTCATCAAGGTGGGCATTGATAACATAGCTTTTCTGGGCGAGAACAGCCAGGAGCAGATCACTCTGAGCAGGAGACTCATCCAGCTGCAGCTGAACAGTAGTGACAGGGCATCGCAGCTCTTCCAGGCTCTGCTGTACAAGTGCTCCAAGCACTCCCGCGCCAAATTCTGGCTGGATGAGAGCTCCACTCCTGCCAAGCTCGAGGGTCACAAACCCGCGGACATACTCTACATAACCGCCCTGCAATGGACCCTGAACTTCGAGCTCCTAAAGACCAGTCAGTTGTTTTACAACGAGTTTGCCAAAATCTACTCCATACCCGTGGAAATGCTAgacgacgaggatgaggatgaggtgGAGACTCCAACGAGCGAGCTGCTTCCAGGGGAGAAGAAGCTGCGACATGGGGACAAAAACATCTTTGACATCTTGAAGCTGAACTACAACGCGCTGGGCTGTTTCCTCATGCTGCCGAAAGCCACAATGGGGCCAACCACATCCTCCACCGCAACCACGCCCACAGCCGGCATTTGCGGCTCAAGTTCATTGGAAACCCTGGTCTCGCAGCTGCCACTCGCTGGCTCCACTTCAGTCTCGGTCACAACGGCTGCCAGTTCGGACTACGCGGACTCGACATTGGATTACGCATCTGTGATCGGTAACTACGATAGCTACTCGCGGGACATGGCCACTCCCTCGTTCCTGCAGCAACTCCTCGCCTGCGAACCGGATGAGAGTACAGTGCTCTTCGACATCCGTGGCAGTCAGTCGAGTAAGGACAATCCCAGCAACTCCCTGATCCTGCCAAGCGAGGAGGAAGGGGCAACAGCCGATGGCATCATCAACAAGCTCTTTAGCATTGTGGGATCCCTGTTCGGCGGCAGTCCAGGAAGCGGCGGAAGTGCCAACTCACCGACACGTGCTAATATTGATGCGGATTTCTTCTGCTTATACGAACCCAACGGCGAATGCAAGAAACTCTTGCTCAAACTCTTCGAGGCGACCATGGCCATCTGCATCAAGGGTTTCCAAAACGAAGAAG TGGAGAAGATGCAGAAGCACCTGCGCAAGCTGCGAGCCATCATTTTGAGCCATGCCACGGACAACTGGTCGGAGCACGGGGAACAGCATGCCCGGGACAATGCGGTCATCCAGACTCTGCAGACCCTGCTCAAAATTGCCGAGCTATCGAGCACCCACCAGGAGCCGACGGGCGTGGTCAACAGCCCCTCCGGCGATTCCCAGCAGCCACGACCACGTGCCAGATCCTTCAACAGCGGCAGCGTGGAGCTGCCCAGATTGCAAACTGTTAAACTGCCGGCCAAGAACTCCCTGGCCACACCGCCCACGCCGCGTCGGAGACCCAATTCCAGCGAGGCAAATGCTGGCGTGGATGCGGATTACTTCTCCACCCGGGCCTCATTGAGCTGCGCCGCCGACAGTGAACTGGAACTGAGCGAGAACGAGCACGAGTTTTACCTCACCGCCGACGAGGGTTACGAGGCAGATGGCGAAATCGCTGACCTCAGTGAATCCGAGTGCGAGCTCAATGGGGGCGTCTTGGCAGCCAACGAATCGACGTGGACCCCGTTTCAGCCATCCTCCCGCTATCGAAGCCACATCATGCACCAGGGCCTCAGCCAGCTGGTGGTGCAAATGCTGGCGGAACTATCTCTGCTCTGCATCAAGCAGCCAAACGGATGGACAGAGAGTCTTACCCAACTGGCGAACCGGCTGTTCGTCATCAGGGACTACCTCGGTGGTCCTCTATGCTTGCTTAAGGGATTCGCGCCGATTTTGAGCTGCAGCGATCCGAGATTGAGGG AGTTACAGCAATCGATCCTAGAGTTGGTTACCCATCTGAACACACCAGAGGTGCTGCAGTGTTACTACTCCATCCTGGCCTCCAAACAACCCCCCGTGGATCTGTTAATGCGGCACATGCACCACATTTCCTCCGGATCGCTTCGAAAGGCTCAGCCATGTATGGAGCTGGACTTTCCCATCATCACTGATGGCAAGATAGTAGTCACCTCGGAGCCACTGGTCAGCGAGCAGATAGAGAGAGTGCGCCTGCACCACCAGCAATGTCAAACGAACACGCTCTTCACTCGGGCTGCCTGCATTTTTCCGGTGACACAGACGCGTCTTTGGCAACCGGATGGCTTGACCCTATCACTGTGGCTGGAATTGAGAGGGCAGCAGATGCATCGCAGTTCCATGCAGTTTAACGACGATGAAACACGCTACTCCGGAGAGGATCTAACA AAACTCCATCTGCTTTCTTTGGGAACTAACCAAGCCATGGTCAGCATATacatcagcaacaacatgCAGCTTATCTTCGAGCTGGTCAAACCGAACGAGCAACTAGCTCCGGTTCGTGTGGAGGAGCAAATAGAAGCCAATGCAGATACGGCATCCGTGATCTCGGCCAACACTCAGGCGGCCAATGGAGGAACCATTCGACAGGCTCTCAAACAGACCAAGCTAGCGCTGCTCAACAGCTTCGGCCAGATGCACCTGCTCAATGGCCACCAAGCCTCCGCGGATTCAACAGGTGGCTATTTTGAGAGCTCAGCCGTACAGCTCCAGCATTTGAGATTACCACGCCACAAGTGGATGCATTTGGTATTCGGTCTGCAGCAGCAAGCAGATTCTGTGGAAATCAGCATATTCCTTGATGGCCTGGAGCAACACACCATGCGGTTGCCTTTCCGCAATCTCCGCCAGCTCACCCGGGTGCACAGTTTCCAGTTGCTGGCTCTGGGTGAAGGACAGCCGACCGGCAGGAGTCCCGGAAGCAGCTCCTCCTCGCGATCCACGCTGGATGGTTCGACCCCTCGGTATGCCCTCTCGAACGTGATCCTTTTCAAGCGCCGCCTGGTGGATCCCTTGCTGATGATGAATCTCACGGCCATGGGGCCGGACTTCACCGAATTCACACAGTGCCAAGTGGCCAATTGGAAGCCAAACTATGGCTTCGTAAGCCTGGGCAAGCTGTCGTCCTCGAATTTCGGCAACCACCTGGACTGCATGCGTCAGTTGAGACAGGCTAGAGTCCTCGTGTACACCGCCCAGCAGCCGGATCTGGTGATGAGCTACGATGCTAGCCAGGAACTGGACATGGCCTGCTATGGACAGCCCCACGGACACATGCTGTACGGGgaactgcagcagcaccaaGCCCAGACCCTTCAGGCGGCCACGTCCCTCAGCGGTGGACTCTCCACCCTGCTGTATCTGTTCGCCAGG ATTGTTGAGCTCACAGGCAATGCAAGTACCCAGGCCTTGGCTCTGGATCTGCTGTTGCAGGTGGCGCACTCGGATGCTCAGCTGTACACGGAGTTCCAACGACAGGATTACCTGTCTCTAATCGGCTACGTCATCAAGTCGGAGAAGTGCTCGAAGGATGTCCAGTTGCTCCGAAGCATTGTGAACAATGCCTGTTCCCAGGTGCTGATCACCAGGAAGGGGGATTCCATTAATGTAAATGACAACACGATGGCCACTCTGGTATATCCCCGCCTGATGCTGACCGTGCTACAGCGCTACTCCGACTGGCACCGTTCCGGAGCAACCCACTCCGATGTCCTGGACATGCTTTTCCGCTGCATTCTGGCTCTCACCAGGGATAAGCATCCGCAAAGGGACTTCAACATGGAGCAACTTCAAAAGTGTGGTTTGCTTGGAGCACTCCTCAATCTCTGCAAGGTCTATGTGATAGAGTCACCCAGTCCGGTTCAGATTTCACCCTATGCCGCCGAGTGCTTTGTCCAGATACTGGCCGTGTTTTCAGGATCGCCTCCTGACTCCTCCATGCTGGATGAGATCATGAAacttctgttgctgcttcaCAAGCCCAGCGATTGTTATGTGACCCACGATCGCACGCATTTCTACTTCCTCCTAACGGCTCAACAGCCGACAAAGGAACGCTCCCTGGTGGCAGCCAATTTGAGCAGGGTGACCACATCGCTGCGGCGGCAGTTGCATCCTCAGCCGCAGGAACTGGATCCCGAGCGAGCGGAAAGGATTAAGAAACTGCGACGACTTCATGCTAGCACATCTGGTTACAGGAAAGCTGTCAACGAGTTTGAGGAACATCTGGACCAGATGGCCGACTGCTCGAACCTCAACAAGTCCGCTTTGAGACTGCTAAGTCCGGTGGAAGCCACTCGGTGGCGCCTGAAGTTCAAGCGACGTCATCCCACCAGTGCTAACAGTCCGAAGAGGAGCCCGCTAAAGATCGCTCGAAGGCGCATCCACCCGCATCTGCATCTCGGCAAGATCTGGCAGCCATCGGGTCACAGCACTCCCAGCTCGGGTCAGTCATCATTGCCGAATAGGAAGACGGACTTTTATGATCAACTGGGGATCATCCGACTGCAGCAGCGCCTCCTCATCCTGCTAAAGGACTTCCTTTGCCTTCTGCCGGATTCATCGGTGGATGTGGTCACTCGCCACTACGTGAAACTGGAACTGCTTTTGGTTCTGGCCAACCAGCGCAGCTGCGCCGTGCGCCAGGCCATCATTCAGTTGGTGGACGTCCTGACAAAGCGTCTACCTAGTGGGGAACTCAATGCCGCTACCAAGTTGATGCATCCACTGCATCTGGCCAATCAGTTAACCATCCACGGATGTGATGTCGGCATGTTTGAGGCCTGTCTAGCTTGGATCAACGGGATGCATTGCAGCCTGACGGATATTCAAAGTTGCGATGCACCTGTAAGGATTCGCCAGCGCTTTGGACTCCCATCCCTGCTGGCCATCGCGGAAGGAACGGAACCCCAGTGGGTATTCAAAGCGCTCTTACGTCTGTATCTGCAG AATCCGGATGATCAGACGTGTCTGATTGAAGCAGGACTACTGCAGTGCTCGGTGAAGGCCCTCTACAAGATCTACTCCTTACGCGTGGGTCAATCCAATGCCGATGAGTCCGTTGTGGAACTACTGGCCACTATTGGAGAGCGGGCAATGCGTTCTGTTGGTCAGAtaaat CTCGTTTGGGACATCCTCAACTTGCTATCCTTTTACCAGGACAAGCAACCACAGTTGATTATGCGCAGTTTTCGAACAGCCCAGGCACAACTTCAACTGGAGTGGCTTACCAAGTTCTTTGAGCCAAATAGTTTCCGCGTTGCAGTGACCAACGATTCCTCCCTGAGTCACTCCGAGCTGCGAACCCGAGTGGAGCTGCTCATAGATCGCTGCACTCAGTTCTTCACCGTTGGCGTGGGACAGACGACCGGACCCAACTACGTGGCCAGTTCCCAGGAGCTGGCCCTCTTCCAGCTGCTCGTTTCGTACGGGATCTCGAGCAATCAGCGATGCAACAACTTCATTGCCTGGGGACTTCAACCTTCGCGTCCACGCGATCTGCGCTCCTACATTGTGGATGCCCTGTGGCGATCCCAACAGGATGAGTTCCAGCGGGCTATTATCTGTGATGCTAAGATGATCAAGGCCTTACTCTGGCTCTCCCTGCTGGAGGACATGCCGGAGCCCATTGAAAACCTGAAGCCTCTTTGTGATGCATTGGGAATCAAGGAGAATGACTCCTCATGGAATCTCGTCCATGAGCTAGATCGCCTAGATCAGAATCGTAATAATATGGCGGCCAAGCAAAAGACTCTGCTGGAAAAGACCGTGTACAGATTTGAGCCACTGGTCCAGCAATGCGTGGAGTCCTCAATGGTGACCACTAGAAAGGTAGCAGAACTTCAG AATGCTGAGCGCAAGGCTCTAATGTGCCACATGAAAGTCTACGATGATACCTATACCTACACCAAATGGCTGGAAATTATACGCCGCATGACCCACGAAGGTGCTCCTTGGCACTCTGCTGAACGAGCTGAATG CTCTTGGGAGCTGGACGATACCGAGGGACCCTCTCGAGTGCACACTCGTCTGCGTCGCTGCCACCTGGACATCGATCGGCGCTTCTTCATGAACGAGTACAGGCCGGGACAAGGACATCGTGAGGATCTAGAGCCATATGTGCGCCCACTGGATTACCTAATAGCCAGCTATGATCAACAACTGAACATATCGCTGAACTCCCAAATTCTGTACAACTTTGCAGCCAAATTTTTGCCAGTGGACGGGGAGATCGAGGGCGAGATCATCATTACCGATCTGAAGCTCTACTTCCTGGCCACCTACCGGTGTCGGTACTTCAACGTAAACTGTGATATCGCCAACATAACCGAGATCTGGCTGAAGCGATACCAGCACCAGGAGACGGCGTTCGAGATTCTACTCGATACGAACAAGTCGCTGTTCTTCTCGCTGCAGAACGCCGACGACTGGAAGATTATGCGCGAGGTATTCTGTGATAAAATCGTAGCCACGCCCGACCAGTCCAAGGTAATTGCCATCACCCAGCAGTGGCGCGAGGGTCTTTTGACCAACTGGGAGTATCTAATGACCCTCAACCAGATCTCCGGACGTACTTACAACGATCTCATGCAGTACCCAGTGTTTCCCTGGGTGCTGGCCAACTACAACTCGGAGGTTTTGGATCTGCGGGAGGGACACAACTTCAGGCGACTTGGACGACCCATTGCCGTGCAGGTGGAGGAGAACGAGAAGCACTACATCAGCAACTATACA TACATTGACAGTACCAACACCACCATGGGCTCGCTGATCCTTAAGCCCTATCATTACAGCTCCCATTACTCGAATTCCGGCACTGTGCTGCACTTCCTGGTACGGGTTCCTCCGTTTACCAGCTACTTTCTGCGTTACCAGGACAACGACTTTGATTTACCGGATCGCACGTTCCATGCCCTGAACACCACTTGGTTGTTGGCTAGCCGGGATAGTCCCACGGATGTGAAGGAACTCATTCCGGAATTCTTCTGCCTGCCGGAGATGTTTGAAAACTTCGAACGCTTTAAATTCGGTTGCCGACAAAATGGGGAGCGTGTGGAGGATGTCTCACTACCACCATGGAGTCAGCGAGACTCCCGGCTATTTGTCCTTATCCACCGCCAGGCTTTGGAGTCGGAATTGGTACGGAATCAGATTCATAACTGGATAGACCTGATCTTCGGCTACAAACAGAGCGGGGAGAGTGCCGTGGAGGCCATCAATGTGTTTCACCCAGCA ACTTACGCCGTTTTTCTGGACTCCGAGATCAGCGATCCCATCGAAAGGGAAGCAGTCAAGACAATGGTGAAGACATATGGTCAAATGCCCAGGCAGCTTTTTAAGTCGCCACATCCGGCGTCCAAGCCGCTAGACTACTCACTGGTGGGCAAACCCATAGTGTCTACCGTACGCGGTCTGCGCTGGGGCGTCTATGTGGGATCGCCACAGCTGAAAGCTCCTTCATGGGCAAACATTCACAAGATACCAGGCACCGAGCACCTGGTTAGCTTCTGCAACACCAATGTGGTCTATGCTCTTCCTGGAAGAGCAAGTGTAATGCAGGGAGCTGAGCCGGATACATACAACGTGATCTCCTGGGGCTATGATGATCGCATTGTGAGAATCCAGCCACTCAACAAGCCACAGGCCAAGCCAAAGAATCTTCTACACAATGGGACCTTTGACGACATTACCGCCTGTGGATGCGATGTGAACTCGAATCAACTTTGGTTTGGCCATAAATCTGGAAGGATTAGTGTTTACAAGTGCACCGGAGGACTGGATTCCCAGCAGCGAGCCTCGGCGAAGAGCAGGCAGAGCTATGCCCGCGGATTCAGCTTGTCCTACAACTCAGCCTTCCGGAAGATGACTAACAAGGGAATCGGCGGAGGTGGATCGGAGCGGGTAGATGAAGCAGGCAACCTGCATCCAACCAGTTCTGCCTCCTCAGTTAACTCGTCCAGCATTTCCTCCGGCGGGGATGCTTTCCAGCGGGACGGTGCCGATCTTAATTGGCTGGGACCCACGTTGCTGGTACGCCACACCGACGAGATTACCTGTATTACCCTTTCCGTGGAGTTTAAGATCGCGGTGACCGCGGGTCGCGATGGCATTGCCGTCATATGGGATCTCAATGA CTGGAGCTATGTACGCACGATTGCCCGCCCGGCAGAGATTCATCAGTCTCCAATAACACATGTGGCCATTAGTCCTACGCTGGGGGACATTGTCACGGTACACACTTTGCCCCAATCCTGCAACACCAGTACGGATCCAAAGCCCACGGCAGTTGCGACCAGACCTAATTCGCTGAACGTGGCCGACGAATGCTTTGAGGTAACGGAGGAGAACCTAGACGACTTCGtcaatgtgaatgtgaatccCAATGGCAAGTCCATTTTGAGGCTGCACTCAGTGAACGCGCGGTATGTGCAGCACCTGGTGCACGAGGATCGTATCCTGGCCGTGTGCTACTCCTACATCAAGGAAGGAGTGGGTGTCAACGTGATAGCCACTGCTGTGGAGGGAGGATTCGTGCGCTTCTGGTCCAGCTGGAACCTGAGCTTCGTCAGTGAGCTGACCACGGGTACATCGCCCATTCGTAG CATTTGCTACTCAACCCATCAGCATTTGGTGGTGCTAACGCGAGAGTCCCATATCCAAGTCTGGGAATCAGAGGGGCTCTATGGAAATGCCCCGAAATTCCCTCAAATCGTCTACAAATAA